GGCGGCAACAACTCGGCGAAGAGTTTCATGGGCAGCAACACGGTGCTCATCGGCGGCTCGATGTCCGACGCCTCGGCGAACGCCGCGCCGTTCGACGTGCAGTACGCCTACGTGCACAGCCAGCCCGCGCCCTCCTCGGACTACTACACGGCGGCCCGCTGCCAGGACGCGTGGACGGGCTGGTGGGGCTGCTGGAACGGCAGCACCACGGCGCCCGGCACGTACGTGACCTGGCGGGGCGCCAAGGCGGCCCAGGAGACCTACCAGGGCAAGCCGCGCCCCCAGAAGTTCCTCTGGACCTGGTACTCGCTGCGCGACCTCGGCGACGCGGCGGGCCAGGGCGACGGTCCGGGCGAGGTCAAGGCCATCAACAGGGCCGACCTGCTCGCCCGGTACCTGAACGACTACCGCTTCTTCCTCCAGAAGATCGGCACCTCGCACGACATGATCGACCTCGAGCCCGACTTCTGGGGCTACGTCCGGTCGCTCGGCGACCCGCACCAGGTCGCCGCGCAGGTCACGGCCGCGGACCCGACGGACTGCGGATCGCAGGAGAACAGCGCCGCCGGACTCGCCCAGTGCCTGATCTCGATGGCGCACAAGTACGCTCCGAACACCGCCGTCGGTATGCACCTGTCCTGCTTCGACTGGCAGCAGAACACCCCGCAGTGCGTCAAGGACTACGCCCACCTCGGCGCACAGAACGCCGACTTCCTGGCCACCGACGTGTCGGACCGCGACGCGGGCTGGTACGCGCAGCCCGCCCACGGCGGCCTCGACAAATTCTGGACCGACCAGAAGGCCGCCGCCCAACTGTCGTTCTACAAGACGATGGCCGAGTCCGTGGGCAAGCCGGTGGTCCTGTGGCAGATCCCCGTGGGCAACATGGCGCAGAACAACACGCTCAACCACTACAAGGACGACAAGGTGGACTGGTTCTTCGCGCACATGGACCAGGTGGCGAACGCGCACATCGCCGGTCTGCTTTTCGGCGCGGGGCAGCAGGAACAGACCACGGCCGAGACCGACGGCGGAAACCTGATCAACAAGACGATCGGGTACCACAACTCGGGCGGTGCAGCGCTCAAGTAGGCGAAGGAAAGACCGTGGCCCCGCCTCTTCGGTGGGGCCACAGTCGTTCTCTTGGCCGGGCGGACTCCTCGGCCGGCGTCGGCCACGTCGAACGATGATCGCCCGACGCGGCGCAGCCCACCGGCTCCGGGCTGGGCAAGGTTCGCTGGGTGGCCCGGTCGGTGGTGGTGTCAGAGGGCGGGGAAGGCGGGGAAGGTGCAGGTGGGGGCCGCGCCCGGGCCGTTGGTGGTGGTCACGGTGACGTCGGGGCCGGACGGGTGGAGGTTGGTGTCGATGGCGGTGATGCGGGCGTTGGCGGCGGTCGCCGTGGTGACGTCGAGCTTGACGTGTTGCAGGGTCAGTTCGAGCGGGCGGGTCTTGTCCAGTCCGACGAGGGTGGATTTCGCGCCGCTGGGGGAGTGGGTTGCGGTGACGCCGTCGACGGTGATGCCGGTGAACCAGGGGGCGTTGGGGCCGCTGCCGCCGGAGTAGTGGGTGTCGAAGACGAGCGGGGCGCGGACGGCGTCGAGGCAGGTGTTCAGGTAGGTGACGCCGGTGACCCTGCCGCCGTTGGCGGGGGAGCTCTTGATGCGGATGCCGGTGCTGGAGCCGCTGGTGTTGCCGAGGCCGTCGGTGCCGGTGAGGGTGTTGTCGCGGAAGAGGACGTTGGTCACGCCGCTGGTGGTCTCGCTGCCGATGGAGATGCCGTGGGTGCCGTAGAAGTGGTTGTTCGTCACGGTGATGTTGCCGCTGGGCTTGTTGCCGCCCTTGATGGCGATGCCGTCGTCGCCGTCCATGATGGAGGAGTCGGTGATGGTGACGTTGGTGGCGCCGGCCGGGTCGATGCCGTCGGTGTTGCGGGCGGTGGCGGGGGTCTTGATGCGTACGCCCCAGGCGGTGAAGCCGTTGCCGCCGTTGTAGACGACGTGGAAGTTGGGGGAGCTCAGCAGGTCGACGTGGTAGAGGGTGAAGTTGTCGGAGTTGTCGGCCTGGATCAGGCGGGGGTTGTTCTGGTTGGAGCCGGCTTTTTGGGCGTCGGTGGCGAGCTGCCACCAGCTGGTGGTGGTGCCGAGGACGGTCTGGTCGCCGCGGCCGTCGATGCGGCCCTGGCTGCCGTCGGCGGCGCGGACGGCCTCGATGCCGGCGTTGGCTCCGGCGACGCTGATCAGTGGTTTGCAGCCGCCGCCGGAGGAGGCGAGGGCGCCGCAGCGCGGCTTGCCGCTGATCTGGTAATCGGCGGGGTTGCGTGAGCCGTAGAGGGTGACACCGCTGTCCAGCAGCAGGACTTCGCCTTGGTGGACGGCCAGCGGTCCGGTGAGGAAGGCGTTGTGGCTGGAGTCCGTCGTCTGCAGGCGGACGGCCACGGTCTGCTGTCCGGTCTGGGCGCAGGTATCGAGGGCATGCTGGATGCGGATCGTGTCCGGTGGGGTGGTTTCGCTGCCCTGGTCGGTAGTGCGGGTGGGCATGGTCCGGGCGGCGGGGACGGTGGCGCAGACGGTGGTGGGCAGTGCGGGCTCGGTGACATGGCGGGTGTCACCGGTCGCTGTTCCGGCTGGCACGGTCGATCCGGTGCCATGTGAGGCCGCGACCGGGTTCCAGCCGTCTGTGCCCGCGAGGTACGCGGTGGCGGCGTACTCGCCGACCTGGGCCGCCGGCAGTTGCGGGCTGTCGGCGCCGGTGGCGGCGCCCGGTCCGGTGTTGCCGTACGAGGTGAGGCGGGCCGAGTGCCAGGAGAAGCCGCTCATGTCGGTCCACGGGGTGGCGCTCTTGATCGCGGCCGGGAGCGCCGTGTTACGGACGACGACCTGGGCACTGGCGGTGGCGGTGGGGTGCCAGGGCCGGCCGAGGTAGTAGGTACCGTCCTTCGCGGTGGAGCGGACGGTGCTATCGGTGATCAGAAGGCCGTACTTGTGGGAGGTCTCCGTGTTGGCGGCGGTGAGGAAGCCGTTGAGGCCGTCGGCAGGAGCGCCGTCGTCGTCGGCCTGAATGGTCGCGTGGTCGAGGACGGCGGTGGCGTTGCCGAAGATCATGTCGACGTCGCCCTCGACGTAGTCGTCGGTGAAGTACTGGCGGGTCTGCGCGGTGGCGTTGGGGGACCAGGCGAGCAGGGTGTCCTGGTGACCGATGATGCGGTCGTTGCGGAAGACCTGGCGGTCGCCCTCGGCCGCCAGGGCGACGGCCTGGGTCGCGCTGCCGACGTGAGCCGCGGCCCGGTCGAAGGTGTTCTCGACGGTCAGGTTCTCCACGGTCAGTCCGGTGGCTGCGAAGGTGGCCGTGGCGCTGCCCTCGGTGCCGAGTTGGCCGCCGCCGGACTTGGCCGTGCCGGCGGAGTTGCCGTAGCTGATGACGACGTCGGCGGGGTTCCCGGTGGCTCCCGTGACGGTCAGCCCGTCCTTGCCGACCGGCACCCGTACCACCTCGCGGTACGTGCCCTTGGCGATTCGGATCTCATCGCCCGGCCGCGCGGCGTCTACCGCCGATTGCACGGTTCGATATCGGCCGCTGCCGTCAGAGGCTACGGTCAGCGTGTGGGCCTTCGGGGTCAGGACGGCCTGGGCGATCAGGGGGACGGTGGCGCCCATGACGGCGAGGACTCCGGCGGTGGCGAGCACGCGACGGGTCGCCGGGCGTCGGCGGTGTGTGCGTTGGTCGAGATCTGGCAACGGTCTGTCCTTCTGGAGCGGCGGCCCGCGGACGCGGGCCGGATTCTCCATCAGTTGCCGTCGGGACACGAAAGGTTGCCGTGCGAAAGCGTGTGTTCCTTTCCGCCGGGCGGGCCGCCTCCGGCTGCACGTCTCACCGCGGGGAGGAGAGGTGCCCCCCGACTGCGAGGGCGCCATCGGAGTCCGAGGCGTCGGCACGGTAGGTGTCGTCCCTCGGATCCCGCGGGCCCGTGGCGTGGTTGTACTGGGCCGCGAAGACGTGCTGCCCCGGCGGCACCGTGCAGCCAGGCTTGAGCGTCCAGCGGTAGATCAGCGCACCGCCCTGATCCTGCACGGTGACGGCGAACCAGTTGGCGGGCAGAGTTTGCCAGTAGCCCGTGTTCTGCACCCCGCCGGTCTGGGCGATCCGCAGCTCAACGGTGAGGGTGGCGAGCG
The nucleotide sequence above comes from Streptomyces kaniharaensis. Encoded proteins:
- a CDS encoding RICIN domain-containing protein → MGACVAVVNTASAGTVAVDTSPWYLLVNRSTGQVLDDYGYGSYDGAAVVQWSRTGEANQQWKFIDAGDGNYRLQNRYSGKVLDDYGWSRTEGSQVRQWSDLNGANQQFHLEKSSDGYVRLINTFSGKAVEVPLGSKTDGGQIAQYHDWNGANQQWQLVPAGSAGGTGNPGGSGNHPTSAPPAGGGNNSAKSFMGSNTVLIGGSMSDASANAAPFDVQYAYVHSQPAPSSDYYTAARCQDAWTGWWGCWNGSTTAPGTYVTWRGAKAAQETYQGKPRPQKFLWTWYSLRDLGDAAGQGDGPGEVKAINRADLLARYLNDYRFFLQKIGTSHDMIDLEPDFWGYVRSLGDPHQVAAQVTAADPTDCGSQENSAAGLAQCLISMAHKYAPNTAVGMHLSCFDWQQNTPQCVKDYAHLGAQNADFLATDVSDRDAGWYAQPAHGGLDKFWTDQKAAAQLSFYKTMAESVGKPVVLWQIPVGNMAQNNTLNHYKDDKVDWFFAHMDQVANAHIAGLLFGAGQQEQTTAETDGGNLINKTIGYHNSGGAALK
- a CDS encoding pectinesterase family protein produces the protein MPDLDQRTHRRRPATRRVLATAGVLAVMGATVPLIAQAVLTPKAHTLTVASDGSGRYRTVQSAVDAARPGDEIRIAKGTYREVVRVPVGKDGLTVTGATGNPADVVISYGNSAGTAKSGGGQLGTEGSATATFAATGLTVENLTVENTFDRAAAHVGSATQAVALAAEGDRQVFRNDRIIGHQDTLLAWSPNATAQTRQYFTDDYVEGDVDMIFGNATAVLDHATIQADDDGAPADGLNGFLTAANTETSHKYGLLITDSTVRSTAKDGTYYLGRPWHPTATASAQVVVRNTALPAAIKSATPWTDMSGFSWHSARLTSYGNTGPGAATGADSPQLPAAQVGEYAATAYLAGTDGWNPVAASHGTGSTVPAGTATGDTRHVTEPALPTTVCATVPAARTMPTRTTDQGSETTPPDTIRIQHALDTCAQTGQQTVAVRLQTTDSSHNAFLTGPLAVHQGEVLLLDSGVTLYGSRNPADYQISGKPRCGALASSGGGCKPLISVAGANAGIEAVRAADGSQGRIDGRGDQTVLGTTTSWWQLATDAQKAGSNQNNPRLIQADNSDNFTLYHVDLLSSPNFHVVYNGGNGFTAWGVRIKTPATARNTDGIDPAGATNVTITDSSIMDGDDGIAIKGGNKPSGNITVTNNHFYGTHGISIGSETTSGVTNVLFRDNTLTGTDGLGNTSGSSTGIRIKSSPANGGRVTGVTYLNTCLDAVRAPLVFDTHYSGGSGPNAPWFTGITVDGVTATHSPSGAKSTLVGLDKTRPLELTLQHVKLDVTTATAANARITAIDTNLHPSGPDVTVTTTNGPGAAPTCTFPAFPAL